The following is a genomic window from Hyperolius riggenbachi isolate aHypRig1 chromosome 4, aHypRig1.pri, whole genome shotgun sequence.
tagggggtacttggccagTACAGGgtgttaaaaggggtacataccaataaaatgttgagaaacactgtcctaaaacacactgcctgtatatatttgctgcatactagccctcctcctgttcccgacccccccccctccccattccctttagattgtaagctcgcaagggcagggttctctcccccttttgttcttggtaaccattatacattttattcatcatgttgattttatcactgtcattaccacttccatatttgtatttgtatcattctttgtattttgtcactaattatgtatcttgtattttggtgtacaccattgtctgtattataatgtaccccatgtttgtttcttactttgtacagcgccacggaatatgttggcgctttataaatcaataataataatagttgtgACACACTTTGTAATGGTGATCATTATGTTTCCTAGATTGAAAAGGCCAAGCCTCTGAAATGTGGGACGTTTGGTGCCAGCTCGTTGCAGCAGAGATATCTGGCCACAGGAGACTTTGGGGGAAATCTCAATGTCTGGTAAGATTCCATTACTTTACAACCCCATACCCAATCCAAAAGAGGAAGCAGCTACTGTATGCTGTGCATGTGTACAGGCTACTGATAAAGAGGGACAACTTTCAAATACAGTTTCTCTCAGTATCAGTACAATCTCCTTATAGTAAGCGCTGATATAGTTAAcctctggctaaaagtaaatcaagtCCCCAGGTCTTGAACATGCAACTGCATAAATATACAAAGTATGATGAATCCTGTTATAGTGAACTAGTTTGGCAGGTTCCATGAACTTTACTATTAGTGAATTCTACTCTAATTAGACATCGTAGGGCAGGCAGGTCTCTGAAGCAGCTGTGCTATAATTCCTGGGTTGCAATTTATAGTGCCTCCAATATGATGCTCcccttagtatagtgcccccaataCTGATCAATACTTGATTGAAAGTAACTAAATACAGAGTGGCCAAAATATTAGAGACACCCCTTTTTTTGAAAGTAAACCACTCCAACAGTGATGGTTTAACAACGCAGGGGTTATGGAATGCACAGCTTCGGACAACGTACTTATCAAAGAggttaatgtcaaaatgggtaagacaAAGAATTCAGTGACTTTGAAAGAGGGATGATCACCGGTGCCCTCACCCAGCAGTATCTCGggtgtttagagagtggcagtgaagaaaaaaaaccttcaagCAATAAGCACTATTCTGGTCAAAAAAGGCTGTTGAACTAGAGAGGTGAAAGGCAAATAGCATGCATGGTCCACAGCAACAGAAGAGCAACCACTGAACAAATTGTAGCTGGATTTAATGTAGGCGCATCACAAAGCACAACAAGATGGACTTTGggaaggatgggctttagcagcagaaGATCATCAAGAGTGTCTTTTGATAtcacagaaaaaaagacacctgttGTGGGCGCTTGCCACCGTGTTCGATCGGTCTCAAATTGGATTGAGGAACATCAGTaagagtttaacctgcttccatggccagctcagtcccctgacctgaatcctattaagCATTTGTGGTATGAAgtcaaaagatcacttcaaagcctGGAAacaccaccatccaatctgacccaacttagagccaccattatgtcagcatgggccgaCATTCCTCAGGAacagtatcagcatcttgttgagcccatgccaagaagaatatcagCTGTGATCAGACCTAACGGTGTCAACTAGTTATTAGAGGCtgtctctaattttttgggcCACTCAGCatttgtcagccttcatatccctctcacttttttaggtgtgctttaaatacgCAGAGTTTGATTGATCAGGGTTATAAAACACCGGAGAGAAAGAACGCAAGAACAAGAGGAAGAtcgatttttatttaataaattcaCGTCGTCCAAGATTTTATTAACCTGTTTTAGATGCAGCCTGTTGAAATGTATGTCCTGTTTGCAGCCTCTTTTCCCTGCcgggatgtagatttcaacagtTGGGCTCTGCGTGCTCCTGcaatgttaaccctcctggcggttaattttttttgccacttaggcaaaaatccttttttttttttatttttttttttgtttcatgtaaagctaccagagtggtagctacatgaaacaccactagagggcgcatgtgtccctctagtgcgatcgtcgccggcatcaaaagcaaacaggggaacgcgtaaataacgcgctcccctgtttggcttctcctgtcgccatggcgacgatcggaatgacgtcatggacgtcagccgacgtcctgacgtcagacgtctccgatccagcccatagcgctgcccggaactcattggtccggacagcgcagggctctggcggggggggcctcttgcgccgctgcgtgcgggcgatcgccgcagagcggcggcgatcgagctgtacgcgcggctagcaaagtgctagctgcacgtaAGGCAGTTTAAAGtgcgcaaatcgccccaccaggggctgagatatcttcctgcgcggcatagcccgagctcagctcgggtttaccgccaggaaggttaatgctcCCATTGCTGCTAACCTCAGCTGTCTGACGGCTGAgctctgtgtgctgaccagggctCCATTTCatgggctcctgaccctgtgatcactgtgagccaatcacattgatgtcaaatataaaaaaaaaatataaaaaccgaGCACCGATTGTTTTTTATATCACCCTCTCCAAAAGAGAGGTTCTAAACTGACACTGCCTTTGGAGGGTCAccattacttacctatggggtgctgcttctcttccccccccccctcccccacatcgCGCCATCTTCGCTTCACACCAGCTGCAGCGGCCACAGTTTGTATCTCCAGGCTGTGTTGTGATCCTGTGCCGTGatgcatggcaggcaggaggaaaaaaattaatcagtgtttggttccctttaaggggccagagctggAAGGTCTGGAAAAGGTTAAAGATGAGTTCTTACTGTGGGTGTGGACATTACTGCAGTAGCAAAACTCTAattcactaacctttcagcaatccTTACTGTCTTCCAATATGACTCGGATAAAGCTTGCAAACGTTCAGGCCTGCTTCGCACTGGGTACGATTGGAGGTCGTTTGCATTGCAATTGCTGAATCGGAAAAGCAATTGCCgaaaaattgccctaaaaagcaTGAACAGTAAGTGATAACAATTGTGATTTTTGGTATGAAAATGCTCTGTTGCCAATTTTTTCTAGTCCAGACTTGTTTATGTCTAATCTTCATTCAGTCTTCTCCATCCTCGCTAAATCAACTCAATAGTAGCATGATGTCAAACGACTGGAGACCGAAGTAGAAATATGCTGCTCTGTcaacttcctgctcacacctacTCAGTCCGGAACACTCCCctttagtcacatgggcatgTAGGGATAAAGTGATTGCTCTGCCTGCTGATTACACATCTTCCTACTGACAGGTAGTTTTTTCAGGATTGTAGAAGCTAAGGGGGGCTTCAGGCTGACTGAGGGAGCTATGAATTTGTGCAGCAGGTATTTTCCCCTCTATTATTTTACAAAAACTTAAACTTTTTATTCATATTTGTTttactttcttttatttttttatttaaccatATTGTTGTTACTGTTGCTGGAAATTACCTCAATGCCGCAATGCATGGAGCAGTGCTTTTTCCCGCAGGTagttttgggcgcagccggcaccaccatagactataataggaattacagctatagcggagctgaagttgcttataaaacccaataattcggcctccagcaatagctggaagccgaattatatcattccccaccatccatggcggcctggatggAGAATAGtttttaacacggccgggacttgtgcagaagcaggatcagtcatataccagctgtatcctgtgcccaagtctaccagcgctgatttcaaatgtatgcgcaATGCATGTGTTTTCCAGCGTTGCAAATGAACCATTGCTTAGCAAGGGGTTAAGTGGTTGTTTTCCTCTGACACAAGCTGCATAGGCACGTCTACTGGCTGTGATTACGGTATCCTTTAGTGCTTCATacctggcacacaccatgcaatttcctgtcagatcgatgggTCAAAATTATAATTTCCaataggtctgatctgatttccgatcgttttctgaTCTATTTAGAACAGAAGCGATcataaaatcaatttaaaaaaacgatgggaaatcagatcagacctgacggaaattatcgatttgacctgtcgatctgacagcaaattgcattgtgtgtaccaggcattagatatgttttgttgtgcCTTACGCTGGAGAATGTCTTCTACAGTCAGAGCCTTACCAGTCTGGCGTTGCCCTTATAATTTCTTGCTGCTTCTAATCAGTTTATGATAAAGTTTTATAGGGTTCGTTCCTTTCTAGTACTAGTGTACAGTGCAGCTAAGCTTTACATTGCGATAAGTGGATAGGATAGTACAGGACAGGCAGATCACATGTAATGTACTTACCACTAGCTCTCATCTCTGCTTTACAAGCCTTTATATGTGATATAGGAGTTGTCCAGCGCCACCTGGTGGCGCTAAGAGGTTATTTATGTTGCTAGGATCTCACATGGAAAAACCACTTTGAGGCTGCATCCCTTTCCCATTAGGGTAATCTATGTTTGAGCAATAATATTAATTTgtcaattgattttttttttgtgctaggAATCTGGAGGCTGCTGACACACCGGTGTATTCAGTGAAAGGACACACGGAAATCATAAATTGCGTTGACGGAGTTGGAGGCTTAGGCATTGGGGAAGGAGCCCCAGAGATTGTCACAGGGAGCCGTGATGGTAGGTTGAGTCTGTAACAGGTGCTTGCTATCTCTTCATGTAGTCATCGGCagaaagttttgtttttattccaTTTTGTCCAGGTCACACATTTTTCTATTACCTTACTGTCACATGGCTACTGGTTAAATTGTAAGTCAAAACGTATTGTAAGTGCCAAGCTTTATTTTGTACTAAGTTCCTAAAGTCGGGCAGGTTTTTCAGAACCAGTGAAAGGAGCATTAGTGAAAAGCAATGTAAATGCAACCTATCCTAATCCTTTATctgggctgctgtttacattttgcacCAGTATTCCTGTAGTGTCTTGGAACTGGTTTTGATATATCTGTCCCCTTGTGTGGACTGGCCATGTCACATAAATACATCTACACCAAGCATACATATAAGATGGGTTAAAGAGGAGCCTTGCTCAATGCACCATTACATACCTATGGGGTGCTGCTTCTTTGGCCTGTTCAGGATTCTCCATCTTCTCAAGCCAACCACAGCTTCTGTCGGTATTTGTAATTCCCGGCGCACATGTTGCAACCCCAAAACTCCCTCACTCCCAGCGGCACACAAACCATTACAAACCTCCTGTACAATGATCAATATAAACACTAGGAGAACCTGGCGCACGATGGCTGGAGGATGCAATGTCCCTGAAAACCAGCCGCTGTGTAAAATATTTGAAGACAGTACCTGCAAGCAGCATAGGTATAAGGGAAATACCTCCTGCTGTTACATGAAGTCCTCCGTGGGCATAAGTTCCGTGCTATATGCACAATCACCGCTCACGCTGatgtactggatctgactgaggacgcCAAGTCTCTCCACCAGAAGTGATGTTGCACACTCTGCGCTCTGCGTTCCAAAGGATATGCAGGATGCTGTCGGCTCAATTCCTGTAtatggaagcacagagaggaCACACCATAGTGCAGACTGCGCCTAGTGTTGGACAGACCCCACAACGATTGTACTTATTGACAAATGCTTGTTTATTAACATATCAAAAATTAAAATCCCAATCCGGGTTTCGGCCTGCAGCCTTCCTCGGGGGACCCTGAGATTTCTGACCTAGGCAGCTTTTTTCACCAGTGCGCCCTCTGCTCTCTTTTTTATATTTGCACTCCTGTACAaggatgtttgttttttacaaaggaaaaaaagCTGCACAATgcactttatgctaggtacacaccatacaattttgtgttatgctgggaatacatggttcgtttctACTACTCGATTCTCCACTCGAtcagacgtgtcggaaattatctgtcgAGCCATCGATCTGCGGcagaaaacgaaccgtgtattcccagcattagatggttcaatagataatttccgacatgtccggtcTTATTTTGagtagtttttctgatcgatttctcatagaagtgaatggaaatagataagaaaagataacagaatcgaaaaatcgatcggatGGAAAATCAAGTAAAAAAACGCATCGTGCCTACCCAGAgtaaaggttcactttaagtccaacAGGAGACATACGCTATACATGTGATAACATTTAATTTCATTCAAAGCACTTTTATAAAGCTGAAGATAATTGTCACCCAACATTTCCAATTTTATCTGGATCATGTGATAGTTTTCGGTCTCAGCATCTGCAAGCATGCCCAGATAACTACGGATATTTACATTCTTTACTCTTATCCTGCTTAATTCTAGGTACAGTGAAAGTTTGGGACACCAGGCAAAAAGACACCCCAGTGGCCAATATGGAACCAGCTGAAGGAGAAAACAAGAGAGATTGCTGGACAGTGGCATTTGGTACGTGATTATATGTTGAGAAAACTGCTTTGCTGTGTGTCAAGCCGGGTACACAACATGCGATTTTCCCTTCAGATTGCATTCGAACAAGTGATCAGATCAAAATTCAGATCTGACACTGATcgattattgggggaaaaaaactggCGTACAAATGTTTGCAATTTTTCTAACTTTCAGtcagatttccaatcattttctgaTTGGGTATTGATTGAAAATGGATCGAAAGGACATACACCTGGAGTgatagacatttttttttcttttattgcaagTAGGACCTGGAGTGAAAATGTATACCAGGCCTTACCTCAGCCTTTAACATTAAGGTGCActtgaaataaaaaaagaaaaaccgagagcccaatatggtgcagtagcaattgttggcaaaataatcaacagatgtggatatactcacaaacacgggttaccacataggcaaccacttgaaatgcaggtggggagcattagaacctgaccccactcaggtttaaaaagtctctctctgtagatagaaagaaggggagagtcccctccacccaaggtggactatatactgtgcaaatttggacagaggcgccaggcaggttaaaatgatctaaaaacaacaaaaaaggaggagtacaggtagacttacctcctgaaatgatggacaatcattggacaatcgagattgttcaaatcgcaaataacaatttattttggcactccgcaacgcgtttcgcaggtataacccgcttcatcaggcaaggagtgcaagctcaaaaaggtccaatagtggcaatgcgccttcacagaggcgcattgccactattggacctttttgagcttgcactccttgcctgataaagtgggttatacctgcgaaacgcgttgcggagtgccaaaataaattatttgcgatttgaacaatctcgattgtccatcatttcaggaggtaagtccacctgtactcctcctccttttttgttgtttttagatcattttaacctgcctggcgcctctgtccaaatttgcactttaacattaaggtggccatacacttatagatttacagcagattcgaccatcgatcgaaatcggccacaaatcgaccaATCGATCGGCAATCGATTTCCGTACGATCGACTTGAtcgaatcgatcaatcgattgtaggctgaaattgaccagtgtatgggcccctttaaagtaTTTAGTGTCAGAGACAAGCAGACTCTTATCGCTGCTTTGTTTATACAAGGAGAGCTTCAGTCCTCATcatggatttaaagggaacctgaagcgaagggatatgaaagctgccatatttatttccatttaaacaatacctgttgcctggcagtcctactgatttttctgttcagtagtgtcctAATCGtcctaatcacacacctgaaaccagcatgcagctaatcttgtcagaattttgtcagaaacatctgatctgcaatctGCATGCTagctcagggtctgtggctaaaagaattagaggcaaaggatcattaaaaggaaactaatatgccagcctcctccctctcactttaggttccctttaaaacagacctgaagcaatttttatatataaaaaaaacatcaaccagatacttccctaaggagggggaaggctctgggtactattgagccttcccgttcctcccaAGGTCCCCTAATTCCAGCGCCGTTCCCGCCATCTGCTGTTCAAATCTCCCACgtcgggaggcttcagaagtcttcaggagcctgtgTGCTGCCAAAGACAatcagctctgtactgcacaagCACGTGAGAGAGTGCGtttttcgggagcactcaggcagaGAGCCCCATCGGTCAAAGACTACTAACGGgtaacagcgctggaacgaggggaccaggagaggaacgggaaggctgtataagcagtgttccccaaccctgtcctcaaggcccaccaacagtacatgttttgtggaaatccacagagctagttaatcagctctgctgagacactaattactttacctgtgcatgtttgtggtcttctacgaaacatgtactgttggtgggccttgatgacaggtttggggaactctggtctataggacccagagccttccctctcttcaggtatgtatctgttttttggggtttttttttaaatctaaaaaTAATTTCAGGCTCACTTTACGAAATGTCCATAAAAACGAACTAGCTGCTCAAATCGGTGCAGGACTTACTTTATTATTATATTGTACTTTTGTTTTCTGCCTTTTAACGTGTTTAAAAAGTATCTTTTTAATTGATCTTATTTTTTGCTCTTTAACATGTCCATGGAATGTGTTTCATTTTAGGCAATGCCTACAATCAGGAGGAACGTGTTGTATGTGCCGGATATGACAATGGAGATATCAAGCTTTTCGACTTGCGAAACATGTCCTTACGATGGGAAACCAATATTCGAAATGGGGTATGGTTACATTGGATCAGTGCCCTTCACAATATAAAGAACTGCTAAGCAGGGTTCCAAATATTAGGTCTTCTCTTGTCTTCAGTCATCACAAAATGTAAAGCTAGGCGTGGTTGGTACCAGCCCAGTTATGCATGCATTTGACTACATCCTTATTGAAAAATTAGCAGATATTAGCAATCAGTACACCAGACTGAACAACTTGATCTACAGTAGGTTACTAGCTATCAGAGGTCATAAGGGGTGCACACACGACCTGATTTATGTCGCCAGTTGGGGATCAGAACCCGATCTTGTTGGGTGTCATAGTTGGTCGGCCTGTACAGAtgtatgtcagctgtgtagctgacaatgcgTTCTGTAGCTATGCGGGGGGTGGAGGGACAATGGAGTGGTTTGTGCGTGACATTACGCAgtgggcaggggagcagcgcaaaCCATGCACTCGGCATTTGATTGGCGGTTGATCCGCCAGACGGATTGCTCGTGGCGTCGGCGGCAGTTGCACACTGTGTCCACATACATATGTaaggggaacctaaagtgagagggatacgaagTCTTCCATCTTGACTCCATTATAAATTATTACAGTTGCTGACGTCTCTGCTTTAATACATGAAAATGTTATGCATTAGAAACCGAGGCTCCGCAGGACAGCCTTGCATtgtgttaaaggaaataaatgtcagtctcATTATACCTCTCAGTCGAGGTGTACTGTTAACATTGTTTTCACTGTAGGTAGTCTCAGCATCATGTACCCATCATGCATACCTGACAAGTGTATCTAAATGTACACTTTCCTTTCTGCCATAAGAAATAAAGCCCTAGGCCTGGCACTTCGGGATGGTATAAATTGCctttcattggcctcaattcactaagatcatgctggagataataaggcaagagaaaacttacctccacacagtgagagagttattttatctcttcattccttaaagtgaacctccggactaaatatcgactcagcagcactgaaaaggctttgagtttcttcaacagtttcacagcatcagaactttgttttcttatacaagcctcatttttagctgcacagaagaaaactgcccgggcttttttcccctgatgctgtgcaaagcatgatgggatttctgattttgttgttctcattccgctgttttggtgcaattttttttttttacattttgaatttgacattagaagcctagcgtgtgcagctgggaggggtaatcaggacacaggacagttggaactgtgtctcctgctccttgtcacctcctttcaaccaaaagatggctgcccccataacaaagatggcagcccccatgaatcacaaacatttgcctgttcttttaaaacagtgtgggtaagagattatattacctatctattctaattaacataactaatgtaacttgatgacagtttgtttgtttaggctgaagttcccctttaaaggggaactgaagagagaggtatatggaggctgtcatgtttatttccttttagacaataccagttgcctggcagccctgctgatcctctgcctttaatactattagccatagcccctgaacaagcatgcagcagatcaggtgcttcagtggttcagacttataagtctgatctgacaagactagctgcatgcttgtttctggttttaatcagatactactgcagagaaatagaccagcagggctgccaggcaactggtattgattaaaaggaaataaacatgacagcctccagaaacctctctcttcagttcccctttaagttacctcctctgtagttaatttacctcctctgtagttaatttacctcctctgtagttaatttcacatgcagttaattaacagcctgtctttaactctggagttattttaaggactggagagttaacttaaagaaaacctgaactgaaaattaaaagtcaaaataagcatacacaagtcatacttaccttccatgtagtctactcctcagtgtctttctcctgtcccacgtcctatttgttcactgtgatcaagggaattttccgtcctccattttgaaaatggccattacccataacagctttctggtcagcactcagttaaactgtaacatcgccatatggaaacatggacaatacctggtacatcagctttcctctcagctataactgacatcaactgatattttactgacagcaactgatatatttcaggtctgacaaaatattgtcagaactggaagggattattgtcagaagaaaacggtgagcttctgagaggaactgatggcaaggtaactatgtattgttcatttgaagttacctcatgtgtttattttaaatatttttactcagtacaggttctctttaaagacagaagagttaactttaggtttgcctaaggtaaaatgtttcctgaatactacatgccttataaccatggtaacaactctacaaacgttattaaagacaggagataagcttagtgaattgaggccatagtgtcttATGCCCACCTGATCCCATTATTCTCTTTACCCTGCAATTTTACGAGAATATAGTAAATCAGGGCCTGGGACGTGGCTTTATCCTAAAACAATCAC
Proteins encoded in this region:
- the DNAAF10 gene encoding dynein axonemal assembly factor 10 isoform X2; amino-acid sequence: MSSPLEKPQIIAHVQKSVNYTLFDCKWIPCSAKFVCLGNLARGSGVLQIYEIQHGEAKLIREIEKAKPLKCGTFGASSLQQRYLATGDFGGNLNVWNLEAADTPVYSVKGHTEIINCVDGVGGLGIGEGAPEIVTGSRDGTVKVWDTRQKDTPVANMEPAEGENKRDCWTVAFGNAYNQEERVVCAGYDNGDIKLFDLRNMSLRWETNIRNGVCSLEFDRKDIMMNKLVATSLEGKFHIYDMRTQHPTKGFASVTEKAHKSTIWQVRHLPQNRDVFMTTGGTGSLHLWK